The Labeo rohita strain BAU-BD-2019 unplaced genomic scaffold, IGBB_LRoh.1.0 scaffold_83, whole genome shotgun sequence genome has a segment encoding these proteins:
- the kpnb3 gene encoding importin-5: protein MAEQQQFYLLLSNLMSPDNTVRKQSEETYDTIPGPTKITFLLQVIRDASPAEEVKQMAAVLLRRLLSSSFEEVYPSLTIDVQTAIKTELLAGIQSEGSSNIRKKVCDIAAELSRNLIDDDGNNQWPEILKFLFDSVNSQDVGLREAALHIFWNFPGIFGNQQQHYLEVIKRMLVQCMQDQENPQIRTLAARAAASFILSNESNTALLKHFSDLLPGILQAVNESCYRGDDSVLKSLVEIADTAPKYLRPNLEATLQLSLKLCADTNLTNMQRQLALEVIVTLSETAAAMLRKHTNIVAQSVPQMLSMMVDLEEDEEWAMADELEDDDFDSNAVAGESALDRIACGLGGKIVLPMIKQHIMQMLQNPDWKYRHAGLMALSAIGEGCHQQMEAILSEIVSFVLLFCQDPHPRVRYAACNAIGQMATDFAPTFQKKFHDKVISALLQTMEDQSNPRVQAHAAAALINFTEDCPKTLLIPYLDSLVQHLHVIMVAKLQELIQKGTKLVLEQVVTSIASVADTAEEKFVPYYDLFMPSLKHIVENAVQKELRLLRGKTIECISLIGLAVGKEKFMPDASAVMQLLLKTQTDFNDLEDDDPQISYMISAWARMCKILGKEFQQYLPVVMGPLMKTASIKPEVALLDTQDMENMSEDDGWEFVNLGDQQSFGIKTAGLEEKATACQMLVCYAKELKEGFVEYTEQVVKLMVPLLKFYFHDGVRVAAAESMPLLLECARVRGPEYLTQMWHFMCDALIKSIGTEPDSDVLSEIMHSFAKCIELMGDGCLNNEHFEELGGILKGKLEEHFKNQEVRQAKRQDEDYDEQVEETLQDEDDNDVYILTKVSDILHSIFSSYREKVLPWFEQLLQLIVNLICPHRPWADRQWGLCIFDDIIEHCSPTSFKYAEYFLRPMMQSLCDTSPEVRQAAAYGVGVMAQFGGESYRPAFTEAVPLLVGVIQSPDSRAKENVNATENCISAVAKVMKYRPECVNVNEILPHWLSWLPLNEDKEEAVHTFNYLCDLIESNNPIVLGPENANLPKIFIIIADGVANESIKGEDGCSKRLANVIRQVQVSGGLWTQCVSALNETQQKAIQDLLNTA, encoded by the exons GTTAAGCAGATGGCAGCCGTGCTGCTTCGGCGCCTGCTGTCCTCGTCTTTCGAGGAAGTCTACCCCAGCTTGACCATCGACGTGCAGACGGCCATCAAGACAGAGCTGCTCGCTGGAATCCAGTCCGAAGGCTCCTCCAACATCCGCAAGAAGGTCTGCGATATCGCCGCAGAGCTCTCCCGCAATCTCATCG ATGATGATGGCAACAACCAGTGGCCAGAGATCCTCAAGTTCCTGTTCGATTCGGTCAACTCTCAGGACGTCGGCCTCCGGGAAGCAGCGCTGCACATTTTCTG GAACTTCCCAGGTATTTTTGGCAATCAGCAGCAGCATTACCTGGAAGTGATCAAGCGCATGTTGGTTCAGTGTATGCAGGATCAGGAAAACCCACAG attCGAACTCTGGCTGCACGTGCAGCTGCGTCCTTCATCTTGTCCAATGAGAGCAACACAGCCTTGCTGAAACACTTTTCAGACCTTCTTCCCGGCATCCTACAG GCGGTGAATGAATCCTGTTACCGTGGTGACGACTCTGTGCTGAAGTCATTGGTGGAGATTGCAGACACGGCCCCCAAATACCTAAGACCGAACCTGGAAGCCACTCTCCAACTGAGCCTGAAG TTGTGCGCAGACACCAaccttacaaacatgcagcggCAGCTGGCGCTGGAAGTCATTGTCACACTGTCTGAAACCGCTGCTGCGATGCTGAGAAAACACACCAACATCGTTGCTCAGAGCG TGCCTCAGATGTTGAGCATGATGGTGGATCTGGAGGAGGATGAGGAGTGGGCGATGGCTGATGAACTAGAAGATGATGACTTTGACAG TAATGCCGTTGCGGGTGAAAGCGCTCTGGACAGGATTGCATGTGGCCTCGGAGGAAAGATCGTCCTTCCCATGATCAAACAGCACATCATGCAGATGTTGCAGAACC CCGATTGGAAGTACAGACACGCTGGTCTGATGGCGCTCTCTGCTATCGGTGAGGGCTGCCATCAACAGATGGAGGCCATTCTGAGTGAGATCGTCAGCTTCGTTCTGCTCTTCTGTCAGGATCCT CACCCCAGGGTTCGTTATGCCGCCTGTAACGCTATTGGACAGATGGCCACAGACTTCGCTCCCACCTTCCAGAAGAAGTTCCATGACAAG GTGATCTCGGCGCTCTTGCAGACCATGGAGGATCAGTCGAACCCTCGCGTTCAGGCCCACGCAGCTGCTGCGCTCATTAACTTCACCGAGGACTGTCCCAAAACCCTGCTCATCCCCTATCTGGACAGCCTCGTCCAGCACCTGCACGTCATCATGGTGGCCAAACTCCAGGAG CTGATCCAGAAAGGCACCAAACTGGTGCTGGAGCAGGTCGTGACGTCCATCGCCTCAGTGGCTGATACGGCAGAGGAGAAATTTGTGCCATACTACGATCTGTTCATGCCCTCACTCAAACACATAGTGGAGAATGCCGTTCAGAAGGAGCTTCGCCTGCTCAGAGGAAAGACCATCGAATGCATCAGCCTCATCGGCCTGGCTGTGGGCAAAGAGAAG TTCATGCCGGATGCTTCAGCTGTGATGCAGCTGCTTCTGAAGACACAGACTGATTTCAATGACCTGGAGGATGATGATCCACAG ATCTCCTACATGATCTCAGCCTGGGCGCGCATGTGTAAGATCCTAGGGAAGGAGTTCCAGCAATACCTGCCTGTGGTGATGGGCCCGCTGATGAAGACGGCCTCCATCAAACCTGAAGTGGCTCTGCTTGATA CTCAGGACATGGAGAACATGTCTGAAGATGACGGCTGGGAGTTTGTGAATCTCGGAGACCAGCAGAGTTTTGGCATCAAGACGGCAGGACTGGAGGAGAAAGCAACTGCGTGCCAGATGCTG GTGTGCTATGCTAAAGAGCTGAAGGAAGGTTTTGTCGAGTACACAGAGCAAGTTGTCAAGCTGATGGTTCCTCTGCTCAAGTTCTACTTCCATGATG GTGTGCGTGTGGCGGCGGCTGAGTCCATGCCTCTCCTGCTAGAGTGTGCTCGTGTCAGAGGCCCAGAATACCTCACGCAGATGTGGCACTTCATGTGTGACGCCCTCATCAAATCCATCGGCACCGAACCCGACTCTGATGTGCTGTCGGAAATCATGCACTCGTTTGCCAAG TGTATTGAGCTGATGGGAGACGGATGCCTGAACAACGAGCATTTTGAGGAGCTGGGCGGCATTTTGAAAGGCAAACTAGAGGAGCACTTTAAAAACCAGGAGGTCAGACAAG CCAAACGACAAGATGAAGACTATGATGAGCAGGTTGAGGAGACGCTACAAGATGAA GATGACAATGACGTCTACATCCTGACCAAAGTGTCGGACATCCTGCACTCCATCTTCAGCAGTTACAGAGAGAAAGTTCTTCCGTGGTTCGAGCAGCTGCTTCAGCTCATCGTCAATCTGATT TGTCCTCACAGACCCTGGGCTGACAGACAGTGGGGTCTGTGCATTTTCGATGACATCATTGAGCACTGCAGCCCAACTTCCTTCAAATATGCAGAGTACTTCCTGCGACCCATGATGCAGTCGCTGTGTGACACCAGCCCAGAGGTGCGACAGGCGGCTGCGTACGGTGTCGGTGTCATGGCTCAGTTTGGCGGGGAAAGCTACAGGCCTGCTTTCACAG AGGCTGTCCCACTGCTTGTGGGTGTGATCCAGTCTCCAGACTCCAGAGCTAAAGAAAATGTGAACGCCACTGAGAACTGCATCTCTGCTGTGGCCAAAGTCATGAAATACCGCCCAGAGTGTGTCAACGTCAATGAGATCCTCCCTCATTGGCTGTCCTGGCTGCCACTCAATGAGGATAAGGAGGAAGCTGTGCACACATTTAACTATCTGTGTGACCTCATCGAAAG TAACAATCCTATCGTTCTTGGACCTGAAAATGCGAACCTTCCCAAGATTTTCATCATAATTGCTGACGGTGTTGCAAATGAATCGATTAAAGGTGAAGATGGTTGCAGCAAACGATTGGCCAACGTTATTCGTCAAGTACAA GTTTCTGGTGGACTCTGGACGCAGTGTGTATCGGCGCTCAACGAGACGCAGCAGAAGGCCATCCAGGATCTGCTGAACACGGCCTGA